One Siniperca chuatsi isolate FFG_IHB_CAS linkage group LG5, ASM2008510v1, whole genome shotgun sequence DNA window includes the following coding sequences:
- the LOC122876614 gene encoding rapamycin-insensitive companion of mTOR-like isoform X5 has product MAASFRGRPIRSLRMRGRNDSGEENVPLDLTREPSENFREILQNVAKPHGVSNMRKLGHLNNFIKLLCSISHREENFGFTYEEIIICLRLALLNEAKEVRAAGLRSLRYLIRDTTVLQKVLRLQVDYLIARCIDIQQSNEGERTQALRLVRKIITVNAMLFPSSIANSLIAVGTDGLQERDRMVRAAIAIVCELALKNPEVVAKRGGLCTILKSVIDCQLSRINEALITTVLHLLNHPRTRQYVRVDVELEQILAPFTDFHYRHNADTAEGQLKEDRESRFLSSRMAIVAAFRSWSGIINLCKAGNSGIQSLIGLLCIPNMEVRKGLLEVLYEIFRLPVPIVTQDFTEALLSVDPARFQDTWRLSDGFVAAEAKVILPHRARSRPDLMDNYLAFVLSAFLTSGLLEGLVEVVTSSDDQLAVRATILLGELLHMANTILPHSHSHHLHCLPTLINMAASFDIPQQKRLRASAAVNNLKRFHEKKKKGLKPHSLYLDQVIRKSVSSHSRRESHSRVHRDIYVIKDTEEALMMNLRDSQILNHKHNLEWNWLLIATILKWPNVNLRNNKDEQMHKFVRRLLYFYKPSSKLYAGLALDHPKARQLTVVGCQFVEFLMDSDEDGQGYLEDLVRDMVSWLSSSSGLKPERCLQSNGLLTTLSQHYFLFLGTLSAHPQGVKLLEKCGLFQCLLNLCSVKNQDAVLKLAVSTLDYSRDGLARVILSKILTAATDVCRLYATKHLRVLLRAGVEFFSSWGMELLVTQLHDHSKSVSMEALDILDEACEDKANLHALIQLKPALSHLGDKGLLLLLRFLSIPKGFSYLNERGYVSKQLDKWQKEYNLKYVDLIEEQLNEALTTYRKPVDGDNYVRRSNQRLQRPNVYLPVHLYGQLVHDKTGCHLLEAQSVVPDLSYTVRSPMLDTWEGIKQLKAALWALVSITYQSPQLLCHYNNNRYKEMALMVYVFFPLQGNIGSSNWGLNLLQEENVIPDILTLAQHCEVLSVRGTCVYVLGVISKTRQGCEVLKQYGWDAVRHSRRTLWPVTPEEVDAQLTSELSSVPSTLSLNSESTSSRHNSESESQPNMYILDDDKCDVLDQSDEPSFYLHSKPVKDRSPFTILASTRFVRTRFLNSLSLPSKKLRSTSDPKTPTGSRTPTELKTGSIRRNRTVTEPSVYSPNQGDVFTSVFNGRGMPKSPTVSLETSFVGTRGGSEEQLVDGRLARGGGSGLGLSGLGGHGAVEQPSREREQSSRERLAGDGGSSSSGGNVGGGGGGGGGGTQFKSRSQSFNTDTTTSGISSMSSSPSRETVGNPEHPEPEPDSSDCVSLNTVVSAKTVKTLSSLTPQAQTNHMSTSKSSTVSLVPPGSSHTLPRRAQSLKSPSVTTIKSLADCSFMYTSPRDALGYATLKRLQQQRIHPSLSHSEALASPAKDVLFTDTITMKTGSLDSRLTPRRISDRRGTCPEPGVLSPYRRLSRTLVPRWVDLPSVLLSRDGASSTDPDKYVLAAFSLVATTALCLQLFCHCCDSCSPIV; this is encoded by the exons ATGGCGGCCAGCTTCCGCGGCCGTCCTATCCGGAGTCTTCGGATGCGAG gTCGGAATGACAGCGGGGAAGAGAACGTACCGCTGGATCTGACCAGAG AACCATCAGAAAACTTCCGTGAAATCCTTCAAAATGTGGCCAAACCGCACGGAGTCAGTAACATGCGAAAATTGGGCCACCTGAACAACTTCATAAAG CTGCTATGCAGCATTAGCCACCGTGAGGAAAACTTTGGGTTTACATATGAAGAAATCATCATTTG TCTGCGACTAGCTCTACTGAATGAGGCTAAAGAAGTGCGTGCTGCAGGGTTGCGGTCACTCCGCTACCTCATTAGAGACACCACCGTGCTGCAGAAGGTCCTCAGACTACAGGTGGACTATTTGATAGCCAG ATGCATTGACATCCAGCAGAGCAATGAGGGGGAGAGGACTCAGGCTCTGAGACTAGTCCGAAAG ATTATCACTGTCAATGCGATGCTGTTCCCCAGCTCTATTGCAAACTCTCTAATTGCTGTGGGCACTGATGGACTACAGGAGAGAGACCGCATGGTCCGCGCAGCCATCGCCATCGTATGTGAGCTAG CCCTGAAGAACCCAGAGGTGGTGGCCAAACGGGGGGGCCTCTGCACCATCCTGAAGAGTGTGATCGACTGTCAGCTGAGTCGCATCAACGAAGCTCTGATCACCACCGTCCTCCATCTACTCAACCACCCACGTACCCGTCAGTACGTGCGTGTTGACGTCGAACtggag CAAATCCTGGCGCCTTTCACAGATTTTCACTACCGTCACAACGCAGACACGGCTGAAGGGCAACTCAA GGAGGACAGAGAGTCCCGTTTCTTGTCAAGTAGAATGGCCATAGTGGCAGCCTTTCGCTCCTGGTCTG GGATTATCAACCTCTGCAAGGCTGGAAATTCTGGAATCCAATCTTTAATTGGCTTACTTTGCATACCAAATATGGAAGTTAGG AAAGGCTTGTTGGAGGTGTTATATGAGATATTCAGGCTCCCTGTACCCATTGTAACACAAGACTTCACGGAAGCTCTTCTAAGTGTTG ACCCTGCCAGGTTCCAGGACACCTGGAGACTGTCTGATGGGTTTGTTGCTGCTGAGGCCAAAGTCATCCTACCCCATCGGGCCCGCTCGAG GCCTGATCTGATGGACAACTACCTGGCATTTGTTCTTTCTGCCTTCCTCACCAGTGGGCTGTTAGAG GGTCTTGTTGAAGTTGTGACCAGTAGCGATGATCAGCTTGCTGTCAGAGCCACCATCCTCTTGGGAGAACTTCTACACATG GCAAACACCATCCTTCCTCATTCCCACAGTCACCACCTGCACTGCCTTCCCACCCTCatcaacatggcagcctccttTGACATCCCACAGCAGAAACGACT TCGGGCAAGTGCAGCAGTCAACAATCTGAAGCGTTTCcatgagaagaagaagaaaggtttGAAACCACACAGTCTTTACCTGGACCAAGTCATCCGCAAGTCTGTGTCTTCACATAGCCGCAGAGAGTCACACTCACGTGTCCACAGGGACATCTATGTCATTAAG gacACAGAAGAAGCACTGATGATGAACCTGAGAGACAGTCAAATTCTCAACCACAAGCACAACCTGGAGTGGAACTGGTTGCTTATTGCCACCATCCTTAAG TGGCCAAATGTAAACCTCAGGAACAACAAAGATGAACAGATGCACAA GTTTGTGCGGAGGCTGCTGTACTTTTATAAGCCCAGTAGTAAGTTGTACGCAGGGCTGGCGTTGGATCACCCAAAGGCCAGACAACTCACTGTGGTTGGCTGTCAGTTTGTTGAGTTCCTCATGGACTCGGATGAG GATGGCCAGGGTTACCTGGAGGACCTGGTGAGGGACATGGTATCATGGCTGTCCTCGTCCTCAGGGCTGAAGCCTGAGCGCTGTCTGCAGAGTAACGGCCTACTCACCACACTCAGCCAACACTACTTCCTCTTCCTGGGCACGCTCTCTGCACACCCACAGGGAGTCAAACTGCTGGAGAAATGTGGCCTGTTTCAGTG cCTGCTGAATCTGTGCTCTGTGAAGAACCAGGATGCTGTGCTGAAACTTGCTGTATCCACACTGGACTACAGCAGAGACGGTCTGGCCAGAGTGATCCTCTCCAAGATCCTCACTGCTGCTACTGAT GTGTGCAGGTTGTATGCCACCAAACACCTCCGTGTGCTGCTGCGTGCGGGCGTGGAGTTCTTCAGTAGCTGGGGCATGGAGCTGCTGGTCACACAGCTTCACGACCACAGCAAGTCTGTGTCCATGGAGGCCCTGGACATACTGGACGAGGCCTGTGAGGACAAG GCCAACCTCCACGCTCTAATACAGCTGAAACCAGCATTGTCCCACCTGGGAGACAAgggcctcctgctgctcctcag ATTCCTGTCCATTCCAAAAGGTTTCTCCTACCTCAACGAGAGGGGTTACGTCAGCAAACAGCTGGATAAATGGCAGAAG GAATACAACCTTAAGTATGTGGACCTGATAGAGGAGCAGCTCAACGAAGCACTAACAACCTACCGCAAACCTGTTGATGGAGACAACTACGTCAGACGCAGCAACCAAAG GTTACAAAGACCAAATGTCTATCTCCCTGTGCACTTGTATGGGCAGCTGGTCCATGATAAGACGGGCTGTCATCTATTGGAGGCTCAG AGTGTGGTTCCTGACCTCAGCTACACGGTTCGCTCCCCGATGCTGGACACCTGGGAGGGCATTAAACAGCTGAAGGCTGCTCTCTGGGCCCTGGTCAGTATCACCTATCAGTCACCTCAGTTACTCTgccattataataataatcgtTACAAAGAGATGGCTCTGAtggtgtatgttttttttcccttgcaGGGCAACATTGGCTCTTCAAACTGGGGTCTGAATCTCCTGCAGGAGGAGAATGTCATTCCTGATATCCTCACTTTGGCTCAGCACTGTGAGGTGCTGTCAGTACGAGG GACATGCGTTTATGTGCTGGGTGTGATCTCCAAAACCAGGCAGGGTTGTGAGGTGCTGAAGCAGTATGGTTGGGATGCAGTCAGACACAGTCGCAGGACGCTGTGGCCTGTCACTCCAGAAGAGGTCGACGCACAGCTGACCTCTGAACTTTCCTCAGTACCGAGCACGCTCAGTCTGAACTCTGAATCCACCAGCTCGCGCCACAACAGCGAGAGCGAGTCCCAACCAA ACATGTACATCCTGGACGATGACAAGTGTGATGTGCTGGACCAGTCAGACGAGCCCTCTTTCTATCTACACTCCAAACCAGTCAAGGACCGCAGCCCCTTCACTATCCTGGCCTCCACACGCTTCGTTCGCACTCGCTTCCTCAACTCCCTGTCCCTCCCCAGCAAGAAGCTGCGCTCCACCAGCGACCCCAAGACCCCAACAGGCTCCCGCACCCCTACTGAACTCAAGACGGGGAGTATAAGGCGGAACAGGACAGTGACAGAGCCCTCTGTCTACAGCCCAAACCAGGGGGATGTCTTCACCTCTGTGTTTAATGGCAGAGGAATGCCCAAGAGTCCCACAGTCAGCCTGGAGACGTCCTTTGTCGGGACCAGGGGGGGCTCAGAGGAGCAGCTTGTGGATGGCAGGCTGGCCAGGGGAGGAGGCTCAGGCCTCGGACTCAGTGGTCTGGGAGGCCATGGGGCCGTGGAGCAACCCAGCCGGGAGAGGGAGCAGAGCAGCCGAGAGCGTCTAGCAGGAGATGGTGGCTCTTCGTCTAGTGGAGGCAAtgtgggaggaggtggaggtggcggCGGCGGAGGAACTCAGTTTAAAAGCCGCAGTCAGAGCTTTAACACGGACACCACAACCAGCGGCATCAGCTCCATGAGCTCCAGCCCCTCCAGGGAGACCGTTGGAAACCCTGAGCATCCCGAACCCGAACCAGACTCCTCTGACTGTGTGAGTCTCAACACAGTGGTGTCAGCCAAGACTGTCAAAACGCTCTCTTCCCTCACCCCCCAGGCTCAGACCAACCACATGTCCACGTCTAAGTCCTCTACTGTCTCTCTGGTGCCACCCGGCTCCTCGCACACTCTCCCCCGCCGAGCTCAGTCTCTCAAGTCTCCTTCAGTAACTACCATCAAGAGCCtggctgactgtagcttcatgtaCACCAGCCCACGGGACGCGCTTGGCTACGCTACACTGaagaggctgcagcagcagaggataCATCCGTCTTTGTCTCACAGCGAAGCGCTGGCTTCACCAGCCAAAGACGTGCTGTTCACCGACACTATCACAATGAAGACCGGCAGCCTGGACTCCAGATTAACGCCTCGCAG GATATCAGATAGGAGGGGTACCTGTCCAGAACCCGGCGTCTTAAGTCCATACCGCAGGCTGTCCAGAACACTTGTACCGCGGTGGGTGGACCTACCCAGTGTCCTCCTTAGTAGAGATGGAGCTTCTAGCACCGATCCAGACAAATACGTCCTTGCTGCTTTTAGTTTAGTAGCAACTACAGCTCTATGTCTACAGTTGTTTTGCCATTGCTGTGACTCCTGTAGCCCCATAGTGTGA